One Spirochaetota bacterium genomic window carries:
- a CDS encoding SH3 domain-containing protein, with the protein MKKGAIIGIIVTVIAIALAVTGFFVFAKNDIEKAIDEFEDGDYKESILMLNRLAKTADYDRGEKVYYYRCRAINRLASKLEEKFSDELVEAAQEKKSTESYRESKKEIEEYLAGLNRKIEGDLALVPAMKKSRIVPRGKFYEEFMARYRGSGLIEDLQFEEVQNLGKTDPDRLVPAMINFYNKYPNTDYIASIVKILFDGLQSGRLTASGNEEILWEMIIAYVKRYPTSPETNKLYSCTGDNVNLRNSPGVGGKLVGKIAHDEILIQLEKSMDTTQVGDVRDYWYRVASLKGPKGWIFGKFLAPIDLTKYKETETEETWTLDERFAEWSDSHTPANWTHVPGGESAGINFSNKGGRKIAELNSAKGSTSGLFSRFSASRAFSIQSRARFTGGDGLTIFAYSPGGDAAYYVRLTADQVEFCGRTIPLRTLDWHDFLLSSEDGRFAKLTIDGEMVSTKIEPVKSGSFPTRGIYCLFSAKNENSRGEMEFIKVR; encoded by the coding sequence ATGAAGAAGGGTGCAATAATAGGAATCATCGTCACCGTGATCGCCATAGCGCTGGCCGTAACGGGGTTCTTCGTGTTCGCCAAGAACGACATAGAAAAAGCCATCGACGAGTTCGAGGACGGAGACTACAAGGAATCGATCCTGATGCTGAACCGCCTCGCCAAAACTGCCGATTACGATAGGGGCGAAAAGGTCTATTATTACCGGTGCCGCGCCATCAACCGCCTGGCCTCGAAGCTGGAGGAGAAATTCAGCGACGAGCTCGTCGAAGCCGCCCAGGAAAAGAAAAGCACCGAGAGCTATCGCGAGTCGAAAAAGGAGATCGAGGAATACCTGGCCGGTCTCAACAGGAAGATCGAGGGGGACCTGGCCCTGGTCCCGGCGATGAAAAAGAGCCGCATCGTCCCCCGGGGGAAATTCTACGAGGAGTTCATGGCACGCTACCGGGGCAGCGGCCTCATCGAGGACCTCCAGTTTGAGGAGGTGCAGAACCTGGGCAAGACCGATCCGGACCGCCTCGTCCCGGCCATGATCAACTTCTACAACAAGTATCCCAACACCGATTACATAGCCAGCATCGTGAAGATACTCTTTGACGGTCTCCAGTCGGGCAGGCTCACGGCCTCCGGCAACGAGGAGATCCTCTGGGAAATGATCATCGCCTACGTGAAGCGCTACCCCACGAGCCCGGAGACCAACAAGCTCTATTCCTGCACCGGCGACAACGTGAACCTGCGCAACTCGCCGGGCGTCGGCGGAAAGCTGGTGGGCAAGATCGCCCACGATGAGATCCTCATACAGCTTGAAAAATCGATGGACACGACCCAGGTGGGGGACGTGCGCGACTACTGGTACCGCGTCGCCAGCCTCAAGGGCCCCAAGGGATGGATCTTCGGGAAGTTCCTCGCCCCCATCGACCTCACGAAATACAAGGAAACGGAAACCGAGGAAACCTGGACCCTGGACGAGCGCTTCGCGGAATGGAGCGATTCCCACACGCCCGCCAACTGGACCCACGTTCCCGGCGGAGAGAGCGCGGGCATCAACTTTTCCAACAAGGGCGGCAGGAAAATCGCGGAGCTCAACTCCGCCAAGGGATCGACGTCGGGGCTCTTCAGCCGCTTCAGCGCCTCCCGGGCCTTTTCCATACAGTCGCGGGCCCGCTTCACCGGGGGCGACGGCCTCACCATCTTCGCCTATTCGCCGGGGGGAGACGCCGCGTATTACGTGAGGCTGACGGCGGACCAGGTCGAGTTCTGCGGCAGGACGATCCCCCTACGCACCCTCGACTGGCACGATTTCCTCCTCTCCAGCGAGGACGGCCGGTTCGCAAAGCTCACCATTGACGGCGAGATGGTGTCGACCAAGATCGAGCCGGTAAAAAGCGGCAGCTTCCCCACGCGGGGAATATACTGTCTCTTTTCGGCAAAGAATGAGAACTCCCGGGGCGAGATGGAATTCATCAAGGTGAGGTAG
- a CDS encoding PAS domain S-box protein has product MAGELIMVVEDDEIIALEIASIVSRWEFRTVTARTGAEALMLSDREPPVLALMDIKLKGPMDGIETAIQLRENHGTAIIFVSAYSETGTIDRAKQAMPFGYLVKPVQDQELRASIETALYMHRIDRERKRAEAELRAAHDMLEQRVEERTGELRRANKELAESEERYRALYENTRVGIGIATLDGDILDCNPALTAILGYSLDEMKALKTKDLYADPEDRERVLAQLHDTGYLRDFETVLVGKNGVLIDMNLNSTSYVWKDQVILYTMMEDITERKQALDAIILAHAELERRVEERTAELAAANRKLENEIAERVQAEKSLRKSEARFRAVVENSYDGIIFTDAHAKVLYRSPSYTAINGYTDEDRIGQVAFEMVHPDYQDEVWRTWKEVIKHPEIVFKMELQIRHKDGAWRWIDSTAKNMLANPDVRAVVIVSRDVTGRKKNELDLREMNERLELTMNASGAGSWDWDIPTGMLVWSSKMFEIFGLDESVTEASFDVWRSTVHPEDLEAAEAKISRTLEERKDLYNEYRVILPGGVVRWIIALGRGVYDEHGAAVRMGGICIDITKRKQMEDRLKLSEEKFSKAFMATPEAVTIQTIDEGIFIDVNESFLTVSGFDRDEVVGRSSIDVDVWIDTRERDRYIKELITRGRVRNFEARYRMKKGEIRDCIVSSEIIQILTKRCSLNFILDITERKRAEAVLKQEHENFLKIFSMAPVGLLLLDADLVITQANTTAGAIVLRDPAEIIGRRAGGGIGCIHSQEDPRGCGYSTSCPQCPLRHSIESVLAGGVPVTNREVEADLLINGALQKRWLSINAELVAIEGRDNIILAVGDITDLKIAEETTTIERELLRRCNRAESVKELIQGLTLYLKNIVGCEAVGVRLRDGEDFPYYETKGFAEEFVLAENSLCARDLDGRARRDESGNPVLDCMCGNIICGRFDPSKPFFTPGGSFWSSCTTELLATTTEEDRQARTRNRCNGEGYESVALIPIRVKDTVLGLFQFNDRRKGLYTAEKIAWLERLVDFIAISMAKLMADDDLRRQKEILQTILDNIPVMIAYFNERGEFIWMNQYFTKTLGWSYGEMKKNNLLELCYPDHEYRSGVMQFMLNGKGTWGEFMTRTKYDTVLYTAWANVALTNGSFIGIGQDITERKLAEESRSRLIRNLEALWGLSKQQDRDLQILADYILEEMMKLTGSAFAFYGFINDDESEMSVYSWSRAAMARCAMGNKPLVFNIAESGIWAEAVRGRRAVVINDYRVDFAGKRGLPEGHVPLTRLASVPVFRSGRIVALGAVANKESEYSGEDIKTIAEFLTNANIIIERKRAEYLVRLSEERYRTVADFTFDWEFWFGSDGGILYMSPSCERITGYAPAEFIANPDLMLSVVHPEDADRVRDHFANPGDISCETQGFDFRIVRRDGAVRWIGHRCQMVYGREGRALGRRGSHRDITDRKNAEEEILRLNRHIITLQEQERQRVAKDLHDGVSQMMNAAKLNFAAFNQDPEKNMDRFDTAMEFIDLASRELREVYSNLYPAVLEDLGLAAAVRLYTKNFLANRGIDADVTIDEELQLSIEVQMDLYRIIQESCSNIARHSGAGRARVDLRRRDGAFVLEIADDGSGFEPGAPRSAEGGFGIINMKQRVKHLNGSFELDTGRSGTRISITIPAEGGHG; this is encoded by the coding sequence ATGGCCGGTGAATTGATCATGGTTGTCGAAGACGATGAAATCATCGCCCTTGAAATAGCGAGCATCGTTTCCCGGTGGGAATTCCGCACGGTGACCGCGCGCACCGGCGCCGAGGCCCTGATGCTCTCCGATCGGGAACCGCCCGTCCTGGCGCTCATGGACATCAAGCTCAAGGGCCCCATGGATGGCATCGAAACCGCGATACAGCTCCGGGAAAACCACGGTACCGCGATCATTTTCGTGAGCGCCTACTCCGAAACAGGGACTATAGACAGGGCCAAGCAGGCCATGCCCTTTGGCTATCTGGTGAAGCCGGTCCAGGACCAGGAGCTGCGCGCGTCAATCGAAACGGCCCTCTACATGCACAGGATCGACAGGGAACGGAAACGCGCCGAGGCTGAACTGCGGGCCGCTCACGATATGCTTGAACAGCGTGTAGAGGAGCGCACCGGGGAGCTGCGGAGGGCCAACAAGGAGCTGGCTGAGAGCGAGGAGCGGTATCGCGCTCTCTATGAAAATACCCGTGTTGGTATCGGCATTGCCACGCTCGACGGTGACATTCTGGATTGTAATCCGGCCCTAACCGCCATCCTGGGGTATTCACTGGACGAAATGAAGGCTTTAAAGACGAAGGATCTATATGCCGATCCCGAAGACCGCGAACGAGTTTTAGCCCAACTGCATGATACGGGATATCTCAGGGATTTCGAGACGGTTCTTGTCGGCAAGAACGGTGTACTTATCGACATGAACCTCAATTCCACCTCCTATGTGTGGAAGGATCAAGTGATCCTGTACACCATGATGGAAGATATCACCGAGCGGAAGCAGGCCCTGGACGCCATCATCCTGGCCCACGCCGAGCTGGAGCGGCGCGTTGAGGAACGGACCGCTGAGCTCGCCGCGGCAAACCGGAAGCTTGAGAATGAAATCGCTGAACGCGTACAGGCTGAAAAATCATTGAGGAAAAGTGAAGCCAGGTTCCGGGCCGTGGTCGAGAACAGCTATGATGGCATCATTTTCACTGACGCGCATGCGAAGGTTTTATACCGGAGCCCCTCCTATACGGCAATCAACGGCTATACGGACGAAGATCGGATCGGCCAGGTCGCCTTTGAAATGGTCCATCCCGACTATCAGGATGAAGTGTGGCGCACATGGAAGGAAGTGATAAAACATCCGGAAATTGTATTTAAAATGGAGCTGCAGATCCGGCATAAAGACGGCGCGTGGCGCTGGATCGATTCAACGGCGAAGAACATGCTGGCAAATCCCGATGTCCGGGCCGTGGTTATCGTGAGCCGCGACGTCACCGGGCGCAAGAAGAACGAGCTTGACCTCCGTGAGATGAATGAGCGCCTGGAGCTTACCATGAACGCGTCCGGCGCCGGCTCCTGGGACTGGGACATTCCCACGGGGATGCTTGTCTGGTCGTCGAAGATGTTTGAAATCTTCGGCCTTGATGAATCAGTGACCGAGGCGTCCTTTGATGTGTGGCGTTCTACGGTCCACCCGGAGGACCTCGAAGCCGCGGAGGCGAAGATAAGCAGGACCCTGGAGGAGCGGAAGGATCTCTATAACGAGTACCGCGTCATCCTGCCGGGCGGGGTAGTCAGATGGATAATCGCCCTGGGAAGGGGCGTGTACGACGAACATGGAGCGGCGGTGCGCATGGGCGGCATATGCATCGACATAACCAAGCGCAAGCAGATGGAGGACCGGCTCAAGCTGTCGGAAGAAAAATTTTCCAAGGCCTTCATGGCCACTCCGGAAGCCGTAACCATCCAGACGATCGACGAGGGAATCTTCATCGATGTCAATGAATCATTCCTCACGGTAAGCGGCTTTGACAGGGATGAGGTCGTAGGCCGCAGTTCCATTGACGTCGATGTGTGGATCGATACACGGGAACGGGACCGTTATATAAAAGAACTTATCACGCGGGGCAGGGTGAGGAATTTTGAAGCCCGATACCGCATGAAAAAAGGCGAGATTCGGGATTGTATCGTTTCCAGTGAAATAATTCAAATCTTAACTAAACGATGCAGCCTGAACTTCATCCTTGATATCACCGAGCGCAAGCGAGCCGAGGCCGTGCTCAAGCAGGAGCATGAGAATTTCCTGAAGATCTTCTCCATGGCGCCGGTGGGGCTGCTCCTTCTCGACGCCGACCTGGTCATAACCCAGGCCAATACCACGGCGGGGGCCATCGTCCTGCGGGATCCCGCCGAAATCATAGGCCGGCGCGCCGGCGGCGGCATCGGCTGCATCCACAGCCAGGAGGACCCCCGGGGATGCGGATATTCCACCTCATGCCCCCAGTGCCCATTGCGGCACAGCATCGAGAGCGTGCTGGCCGGCGGCGTGCCTGTGACCAACAGGGAGGTGGAAGCCGACCTTCTGATAAACGGCGCTCTTCAGAAGCGCTGGCTCAGCATCAACGCGGAGCTGGTCGCCATCGAAGGGCGGGACAATATAATACTGGCGGTGGGAGACATTACGGACCTGAAGATCGCCGAAGAGACGACCACTATCGAGCGGGAGCTCCTCCGCCGGTGCAACCGGGCCGAAAGCGTCAAGGAGCTGATCCAGGGCCTCACCCTGTACCTCAAAAATATCGTCGGGTGCGAGGCCGTGGGCGTGCGTCTCCGGGACGGCGAAGACTTCCCCTATTATGAAACGAAAGGCTTTGCCGAGGAGTTCGTCCTGGCGGAGAACAGCCTCTGCGCCCGCGACCTGGACGGCCGGGCGCGTCGCGATGAGTCCGGAAACCCGGTCCTGGACTGCATGTGCGGCAACATCATCTGCGGCCGCTTCGACCCGTCGAAGCCCTTCTTCACTCCCGGCGGGAGCTTCTGGTCAAGCTGCACCACTGAGCTCCTGGCCACCACCACGGAGGAGGACCGCCAGGCGCGAACCCGGAACCGCTGCAACGGCGAGGGATACGAGTCGGTGGCGCTGATCCCGATCCGCGTGAAGGACACTGTGCTGGGTCTCTTCCAATTCAACGACCGGCGGAAGGGCCTCTATACGGCCGAGAAAATAGCGTGGCTGGAGCGTCTGGTCGATTTCATCGCCATCAGCATGGCCAAGCTCATGGCCGACGATGACCTGCGCCGGCAGAAGGAGATACTCCAGACCATCCTCGATAATATTCCGGTCATGATAGCCTATTTCAATGAGAGGGGAGAATTCATATGGATGAATCAATACTTTACGAAGACGCTGGGCTGGTCCTATGGCGAAATGAAAAAAAATAATCTCCTCGAGTTGTGCTATCCAGATCATGAGTACAGGTCAGGGGTGATGCAATTCATGCTGAATGGAAAGGGAACCTGGGGTGAATTCATGACCCGAACAAAATACGACACGGTCCTCTACACCGCGTGGGCCAATGTGGCGCTCACCAACGGAAGTTTCATCGGCATAGGCCAGGATATCACCGAGCGAAAGCTCGCCGAGGAGTCCCGCAGCAGGCTCATACGCAACCTGGAGGCCCTCTGGGGCCTGTCGAAGCAGCAGGACCGGGACCTCCAGATCCTGGCGGATTATATTCTCGAGGAAATGATGAAATTGACCGGCAGCGCCTTCGCTTTCTACGGTTTCATCAACGACGATGAGAGTGAAATGAGCGTCTACTCATGGTCCCGTGCCGCCATGGCCCGGTGCGCCATGGGGAACAAGCCCCTGGTTTTCAACATCGCCGAATCGGGCATATGGGCGGAGGCGGTGCGGGGCCGCCGGGCGGTGGTGATTAACGATTACAGGGTGGATTTCGCGGGCAAGCGCGGCCTCCCGGAGGGGCATGTTCCGCTGACCAGGCTCGCTTCGGTGCCGGTTTTCAGGAGCGGCAGGATCGTGGCCTTGGGGGCCGTGGCCAACAAGGAATCGGAGTATTCCGGCGAGGACATAAAAACCATTGCAGAGTTTCTCACCAACGCCAATATCATCATTGAGCGGAAGCGGGCCGAATACCTGGTGCGGCTGAGCGAGGAGCGGTATCGCACCGTGGCCGATTTCACCTTCGACTGGGAATTCTGGTTCGGCTCGGACGGCGGCATCCTCTACATGTCCCCCTCCTGCGAGCGGATCACCGGGTACGCACCGGCTGAGTTCATCGCGAACCCGGACCTGATGCTGTCCGTGGTGCATCCCGAAGACGCGGACCGCGTCCGGGACCATTTCGCCAATCCCGGCGACATATCCTGTGAAACACAGGGTTTTGATTTCCGCATCGTGCGCAGGGACGGCGCTGTCAGATGGATAGGGCACCGCTGCCAGATGGTGTACGGCCGGGAGGGCCGCGCCCTGGGCCGCCGCGGGAGCCACCGCGATATCACGGACCGTAAGAACGCGGAAGAGGAGATCCTCCGGCTGAACCGTCACATCATCACCCTCCAGGAACAGGAGCGGCAGCGGGTGGCCAAGGACCTCCACGACGGCGTGAGCCAGATGATGAACGCCGCGAAGCTCAATTTCGCCGCCTTCAACCAGGACCCGGAGAAGAACATGGACCGCTTCGATACCGCCATGGAGTTCATCGACCTGGCCAGCAGGGAGCTCCGGGAGGTGTATTCGAACCTCTACCCCGCGGTCCTGGAAGACCTGGGACTCGCGGCGGCGGTGCGCCTCTACACGAAAAATTTTCTGGCGAACCGGGGCATTGATGCCGACGTTACTATTGACGAGGAGCTGCAATTGTCCATCGAGGTGCAGATGGACCTGTACCGCATCATCCAGGAATCCTGCTCGAACATCGCGCGGCATTCCGGCGCAGGCCGGGCCAGGGTGGACCTGCGCCGGCGGGACGGGGCCTTCGTCCTGGAGATAGCCGATGACGGCAGCGGGTTCGAGCCCGGAGCGCCGAGAAGCGCCGAGGGCGGCTTCGGTATCATCAACATGAAGCAGCGCGTCAAGCATCTGAACGGCTCCTTCGAGCTCGATACGGGCCGCTCCGGCACCAGGATCAGCATAACAATTCCGGCGGAGGGTGGACATGGATAG
- a CDS encoding MCP four helix bundle domain-containing protein: MKWFNNLRVSLKVFLSCLVFLVIIAAISIQGIYAIRTADADFGIFYNDRFTPVRQLNHIMRNLLQIRVNMVQEMLSAENNDWGEVAKRKEDSKKLSGEYMELWKKFTSTAMTAEEKKLADEWEKLAEKPKAFRASFARALDARDLALSKKYLEEWKVEYQALRDQTDRLIEVQQKEAEKLLAEQSASARNTTIMAVAFLVVAIAMGMVITAILSGAVSRPVGKGLDFARKIADGDLTQRIDLDQKDELGQLAVALNRAADSLESLISNVTVASQNLSQAVEQISSGNQNLSQRSSEQASSLEEIASTIEEATATINQNAENAIRAKDLTEGGSVKSLEGNKVAVEAVNAIVEMNESSKKVADIISTINEIAFQTNLLALNAAVEAARAGEQGRGFAVVAGEVRNLAQRSGNAAKEIESLIRDALSKVDKSTELVNQTGSSLNEISEAAKTTSQIINEIAAASQEQKQGINQINTAISEMDNMTQQNASLVEETASASEEMANQAQELLDMVRKFKIREQMQNDAYKKKHHELHLRAAENSKKALADGNGNGRGKGADAVAARALPGDQMKDLLHKEGFEEF; the protein is encoded by the coding sequence ATGAAATGGTTTAATAATTTACGAGTGAGTTTGAAGGTCTTTCTGTCATGCCTTGTATTCCTGGTCATCATAGCAGCCATCTCAATTCAGGGGATCTACGCCATAAGAACGGCCGATGCCGATTTCGGCATTTTTTACAATGACCGTTTCACCCCCGTGCGCCAGCTTAACCACATCATGCGGAACCTTCTGCAGATTCGCGTCAACATGGTGCAGGAAATGCTCAGCGCGGAAAATAACGATTGGGGCGAGGTGGCGAAGCGCAAGGAAGACTCCAAAAAGCTGTCCGGTGAATACATGGAGCTCTGGAAGAAGTTCACCTCCACCGCGATGACCGCGGAGGAGAAGAAACTGGCTGATGAATGGGAAAAACTGGCGGAGAAGCCGAAGGCTTTCAGGGCATCCTTCGCCAGGGCCCTGGACGCCCGGGACCTCGCCCTCAGCAAGAAGTACCTTGAGGAATGGAAGGTGGAATACCAGGCTCTCCGGGACCAGACGGACAGGCTCATCGAGGTCCAGCAGAAAGAGGCTGAGAAGCTCCTTGCGGAGCAGTCCGCCAGCGCCCGTAACACGACCATCATGGCCGTGGCGTTCCTCGTCGTGGCCATAGCCATGGGGATGGTCATAACCGCCATACTCTCAGGGGCCGTGTCGCGGCCGGTGGGGAAGGGCCTTGACTTCGCCCGGAAGATCGCCGACGGCGACCTGACCCAGCGTATCGACCTTGACCAGAAAGACGAGCTGGGACAGCTGGCTGTGGCGCTGAACCGGGCCGCCGACAGCCTGGAGTCGCTCATCTCCAATGTGACGGTGGCGTCCCAGAACCTGTCCCAGGCGGTGGAGCAGATCTCCAGCGGCAACCAGAACCTGTCACAGCGCTCCAGCGAGCAGGCGTCGTCGCTGGAGGAGATCGCCTCCACCATCGAGGAGGCCACGGCCACCATCAACCAGAACGCGGAGAACGCCATCAGGGCGAAGGACCTCACCGAGGGTGGTTCCGTGAAGTCCCTTGAAGGGAACAAGGTCGCCGTTGAGGCGGTGAACGCCATCGTGGAGATGAACGAGTCGAGCAAGAAGGTGGCGGACATCATCTCCACCATAAACGAGATCGCCTTCCAGACGAACCTGCTGGCGCTGAATGCGGCGGTCGAGGCGGCCCGGGCCGGCGAGCAGGGGCGGGGCTTCGCGGTAGTGGCCGGCGAGGTGCGGAACCTGGCCCAGCGCTCCGGGAACGCGGCCAAGGAGATCGAGAGCCTCATCCGGGATGCCCTGAGCAAGGTGGATAAGAGCACCGAGCTGGTGAACCAGACCGGCAGCTCTCTGAACGAGATATCCGAGGCGGCGAAGACCACGTCGCAGATAATCAACGAGATCGCCGCCGCCTCCCAGGAGCAGAAGCAGGGGATAAACCAGATCAACACGGCCATATCGGAGATGGACAACATGACGCAGCAGAACGCGTCGCTGGTGGAAGAGACGGCGTCGGCCAGCGAGGAGATGGCGAACCAGGCCCAGGAGCTGCTTGACATGGTGCGGAAGTTCAAGATCAGGGAGCAGATGCAGAATGACGCGTACAAGAAGAAGCATCATGAGCTTCATCTGAGGGCCGCCGAAAATTCCAAGAAGGCCCTCGCCGACGGAAACGGCAATGGCCGCGGAAAAGGCGCTGATGCGGTAGCTGCAAGGGCCTTGCCGGGCGACCAGATGAAAGACCTATTGCATAAGGAAGGCTTCGAGGAATTCTGA
- a CDS encoding response regulator transcription factor, whose product MDSVNIYLVDDHAVLRDGLKVILGAVPGYRVVGEAGDGRTALDEIERIKPHVVILDISLPVMTGIDVARQLKKYHPGIKIIILSQHGNEEYVNKLLGFGVEGYLFKESASQYLVRAIDEVSRGNIHLDPNITKMLVDGMTGARPVPAEAKEGVLPSLSEREKEVIKLVAEGYTGKEIGAMLRISEQTVKVHRANIMRKIKADSTADLVRYAVREGLIQV is encoded by the coding sequence ATGGATAGCGTGAACATTTATCTGGTTGATGATCATGCCGTGCTCAGGGACGGCCTGAAGGTCATCCTGGGGGCCGTGCCCGGCTACCGGGTCGTCGGCGAGGCCGGTGACGGCAGGACCGCCCTGGACGAGATCGAGCGGATCAAGCCCCACGTGGTCATCCTCGACATCTCGCTCCCGGTGATGACCGGCATCGACGTGGCCCGGCAGCTCAAGAAGTATCACCCCGGGATCAAGATCATCATCCTGTCCCAGCACGGCAACGAGGAGTACGTGAACAAGCTCCTCGGCTTCGGTGTCGAGGGCTACCTGTTCAAGGAGAGCGCCAGCCAGTACCTGGTGCGGGCCATCGACGAGGTGTCCCGGGGTAACATTCACCTTGACCCGAACATCACCAAGATGCTTGTTGACGGCATGACCGGGGCGCGCCCCGTACCGGCAGAAGCGAAGGAGGGCGTCCTCCCGTCCCTGTCGGAGCGGGAAAAGGAGGTCATCAAGCTCGTCGCCGAGGGTTACACGGGAAAGGAGATCGGCGCCATGCTGCGTATTTCCGAGCAGACCGTGAAGGTCCACCGGGCCAACATCATGCGCAAGATTAAGGCCGACAGCACCGCCGACCTGGTGCGCTACGCCGTGCGGGAGGGGCTCATACAGGTATGA
- a CDS encoding sensor histidine kinase: protein MTIYRYDREMKRLFVSGMQSMEEDGVGSGAAKSDEAIELMFQEVLRDGVPAVRTVIRENAGGASTVEFSFMPEYGPDGTVKSVIGVAREKADENGAGKSSIEMLEDEKQALLKEVHHRVNNNLQIIESLLRLQADRFGDPNYLDMLGGFIDRIHAISLIQKRLYRGNRLQSLNFGEFVEEYTYYIRSQYPDVAGRVEIVRSVADIGLTIETAVPCALILNELVDNSLKHAFPDGRRGRIDIIFRLYGQYCVLEVLDNGVGFDARPPDAKKGFGLELVNILTGQLRGSAVYNTPVGACCTIAFRIRTAPIPDDDATSP, encoded by the coding sequence ATGACCATCTACAGATACGACCGGGAGATGAAGAGGCTCTTCGTGAGCGGCATGCAATCGATGGAGGAGGATGGCGTCGGATCCGGCGCCGCAAAGAGCGATGAGGCCATCGAGCTGATGTTCCAGGAAGTGCTCCGGGACGGCGTGCCGGCGGTGCGCACCGTGATCCGGGAAAATGCCGGCGGGGCAAGCACGGTGGAATTCAGCTTCATGCCGGAGTATGGTCCCGACGGCACAGTGAAGTCGGTCATCGGGGTGGCCCGGGAAAAGGCCGATGAAAACGGCGCCGGAAAGAGCAGCATTGAAATGCTGGAAGATGAGAAGCAGGCCCTTCTCAAAGAGGTGCATCACCGTGTGAACAACAACTTGCAGATCATCGAGAGTCTCCTCCGGCTCCAGGCGGACCGCTTCGGGGACCCGAATTACCTGGACATGCTGGGCGGCTTTATAGACCGCATCCACGCCATATCGTTGATCCAGAAGCGCCTGTACCGGGGAAACCGGCTGCAGTCGCTGAACTTCGGGGAATTCGTGGAGGAGTATACGTACTATATCCGCTCCCAGTATCCCGATGTCGCCGGCCGTGTCGAGATTGTCCGTTCGGTGGCGGATATCGGCCTGACCATCGAGACGGCGGTTCCCTGCGCCCTTATTCTGAACGAGTTGGTGGATAATTCATTGAAGCACGCCTTTCCTGACGGCCGGCGGGGCCGCATCGACATCATTTTCAGGCTCTACGGCCAGTACTGCGTGCTGGAAGTGCTGGATAACGGCGTCGGCTTCGACGCCAGACCGCCTGACGCCAAAAAGGGGTTCGGCCTGGAACTGGTGAACATCCTCACGGGACAGCTCCGCGGCTCGGCGGTTTACAATACTCCCGTCGGGGCCTGCTGCACCATCGCCTTCCGGATACGGACGGCGCCCATCCCGGATGACGACGCTACCTCACCTTGA